Below is a window of bacterium DNA.
GATGAATTTTCCCGTCATCACCGCAAGCTGAGCAATGCCCTGGCCACAAAACTATCTCTCGCCCTGCGAGGCTTCAAAGAACCCGCAATTCGACACCTGTTCAACACATTCATCAATTTGAATGGTTGCGGTGAACAAGAGCTTTTGGAGGAACTTTACCGGTATAAGGAACAGGTAGTTAAGGAGGAAGGTTTTCTTGAGTTCATCCCACCTCGTCTGACTCTGAAGGATGTTGGCGGGTTGGACAACGTTAAAGATTAGTTGACGGAGCGTAAACCGTTCTTCTGTGATAAGAAATTTGCTGACCGCGCGAACGTTCCAAAAGGACTGCTGATGATGGGCATCAGCGGTTGCGGAAAGTCGCTGGCCATTAAAGCGATCTCGGCCGCATGGGAAACGCCACTTTTCCGCTTGAGAATGGGTAACATTTTTTCTGGAAATCGCAGCCCGGAGGAAAGATTCTTCAAGTGCCTGAGAATGGCAGAAGAACTTGCGCCGGTAATCTTGTGGATTGATGAGATCGAGAAGTGTTTATCTCTTGATGAACATGCAGGCGGAAGTACTGGACCAGGAGGATCCAACAGTAGAATTTTTTCGGAGTTTTTGACATGGCTTGAAGAAAAGCCAAAGTATCTTTTTGTTGCTACAACCGCAAACAGAATTGAGGCTTTGCCGGCAGAACTCATCAGGCGCGGCCGATTTGATGAGATTTTTTATGTCGACCTGCCAAGCGATGAAGAGCGCAAAAGCATTTTTGAAATTCATCTGCGGAAGGTTCACCTGCCACCAAACGAATTTGACATGCGTGCTCTTGTAATGGCAACGCGCGGATGGAGTGGCGCCGAAATTGAGCAAGTGGTCAACTCCAGCGTGATCCATGCAATATCAAAAGGCCAAGAGATGACAACCTCTTTGCTGTTGGAAGGGGTTCGAAGGACCGTT
It encodes the following:
- a CDS encoding AAA family ATPase; translation: MTERKPFFCDKKFADRANVPKGLLMMGISGCGKSLAIKAISAAWETPLFRLRMGNIFSGNRSPEERFFKCLRMAEELAPVILWIDEIEKCLSLDEHAGGSTGPGGSNSRIFSEFLTWLEEKPKYLFVATTANRIEALPAELIRRGRFDEIFYVDLPSDEERKSIFEIHLRKVHLPPNEFDMRALVMATRGWSGAEIEQVVNSSVIHAISKGQEMTTSLLLEGVRRTVPLSRTQEQQVSKLQRHWALGRATPASRYSSLRNFVRT